In Paracoccaceae bacterium Fryx2, a single genomic region encodes these proteins:
- a CDS encoding FliM/FliN family flagellar motor C-terminal domain-containing protein has product MDEKDDANPFAQVPIEITISVGKARPQVRELLRLQRDAVLTLDRRVDDLVELYVGDRLIARGELQELEGEQAGQLAVRLTEVANLRGGL; this is encoded by the coding sequence ATGGATGAGAAAGACGACGCGAACCCCTTCGCGCAGGTGCCGATCGAAATCACCATCTCGGTCGGCAAGGCCCGCCCGCAGGTGCGCGAGTTGCTGCGCCTGCAGCGCGATGCCGTGCTGACGCTCGACCGCCGCGTCGATGATCTGGTCGAGCTTTACGTCGGCGACCGCCTGATCGCGCGTGGAGAGCTGCAGGAACTGGAGGGCGAACAGGCGGGCCAGCTCGCCGTGCGCCTGACCGAAGTGGCCAACCTCCGCGGCGGGCTGTGA
- a CDS encoding flagellar biosynthesis protein, translating into MPLLKLEVFETSDQSEKTTVVTDMNALEEARLAAYEQGYTAGWDDANAAQSDDQSRMRADLARNIQSLAFTWHEARVHVLRAVEPLLQDVVGRLLPEMAREALAPVVLETLMPLAEQMAEAPVTLVLNPAARPAVEALLEQATGLPLKLLEEPTLGEGQVYLRLGDTETRIDLDRATAEITAAVRSFFDLAEKDSHHG; encoded by the coding sequence ATGCCGCTCCTGAAGCTGGAAGTCTTTGAAACATCAGACCAATCGGAAAAGACCACCGTCGTCACCGACATGAACGCGTTGGAGGAGGCCCGGCTCGCGGCCTATGAACAGGGCTACACCGCGGGCTGGGATGATGCCAATGCCGCGCAATCCGACGACCAGTCGCGCATGCGCGCCGATCTGGCGCGCAACATCCAGAGCCTCGCCTTCACCTGGCACGAGGCACGGGTGCATGTGCTGCGGGCGGTGGAACCATTGCTGCAGGACGTGGTCGGACGGCTGCTGCCGGAAATGGCGCGCGAGGCGCTGGCCCCGGTGGTGCTGGAAACCCTGATGCCGCTGGCCGAACAGATGGCCGAGGCGCCGGTCACGCTGGTGCTGAACCCCGCCGCGCGCCCCGCGGTCGAGGCGCTTCTGGAACAGGCGACGGGCCTGCCGCTCAAGCTGCTCGAAGAACCGACGCTGGGCGAGGGTCAGGTTTACCTGCGCCTCGGCGATACCGAGACCCGGATCGACCTTGACCGCGCCACTGCCGAAATCACGGCGGCGGTGCGCAGTTTCTTCGACCTTGCCGAAAAGGACAGTCATCATGGATGA
- the fliF gene encoding flagellar basal-body MS-ring/collar protein FliF produces MQNLATLWSSLSMTRRAIVVGATVAMFLAVLALSRLAGAPGMALLYSGLDSGAAGEVVAALDQRGVKYEVRGDSIHVDATQRDSLRMTLAAEGLPTTGAVGYELLDGLSGFGTTSQMFDAAYWRAKEGELARTILASPQIRAARVHIAQAPTQPFQRDQRSTASVTVTTTTGSLPPMQAKALKHLVAASVSGLQPEDVAVIDSVGGLIASGEEVPLPGAGGEDRAALLRTNVERMLAARVGPGKAVVEVTVDVVTDREHITERRFDPKGRVAISSETEERSTSSTDPAGDVTVASNLPEGDAGAGGTGKSQSSETTERVNYEVSETQRELTRSPGSIRKLSVAVLIDGLRVTGEDGTVTLQPRPEEELAVLRELVASAVGLDETRGDVLTLKSLAFEPMVEGGTLVEAGLLPSFGPIDVMSVIQIAVLGLVALVLGLFVIRPLLLSAPRDQPALPAPPAPLALPGMYGTGDGGRVLTGEIDDGLDLPPLSIVSPDENEDPSDPMVRLRRLIEERQSESVEILRGWMEAEEERA; encoded by the coding sequence GTGCAGAACCTCGCCACCCTCTGGTCCAGCCTAAGCATGACCCGGCGTGCCATCGTCGTCGGGGCCACGGTCGCCATGTTCCTTGCGGTGCTTGCCCTGTCGCGCCTGGCGGGGGCGCCCGGCATGGCGCTGCTCTACTCGGGTCTCGACAGCGGAGCGGCGGGCGAGGTCGTTGCGGCACTGGACCAGCGCGGGGTGAAATACGAGGTGCGGGGTGATTCGATCCATGTCGATGCCACCCAGCGCGACTCTCTGCGCATGACGCTTGCGGCCGAGGGTCTGCCGACCACGGGGGCCGTCGGGTATGAACTGCTCGACGGGCTGTCGGGCTTCGGAACCACGTCGCAGATGTTCGACGCCGCCTACTGGCGGGCCAAGGAGGGCGAACTTGCCCGCACCATTCTGGCCAGTCCGCAGATCCGCGCCGCCCGCGTCCATATTGCTCAGGCGCCCACGCAGCCGTTTCAGCGCGACCAGCGCAGCACGGCCAGCGTGACCGTCACCACCACGACGGGCAGTCTGCCCCCGATGCAGGCCAAGGCCCTGAAACACCTTGTCGCGGCCTCGGTGTCCGGGCTGCAACCCGAAGACGTTGCGGTGATCGACTCGGTCGGGGGCCTGATCGCCTCTGGCGAGGAAGTCCCGCTTCCCGGCGCGGGGGGCGAAGACCGTGCCGCCCTGCTGCGCACCAATGTCGAACGGATGCTGGCGGCGCGGGTCGGCCCGGGCAAGGCGGTGGTCGAGGTCACCGTCGATGTGGTCACCGACCGCGAACACATCACCGAACGCCGCTTCGACCCGAAGGGCCGTGTGGCGATCTCCTCCGAAACGGAAGAACGGTCCACCTCTTCCACCGATCCTGCGGGCGATGTCACCGTGGCATCGAACCTGCCCGAAGGCGATGCCGGGGCGGGTGGCACGGGCAAGAGCCAGTCGAGCGAAACGACCGAGCGGGTGAACTACGAGGTTTCCGAAACCCAACGCGAGCTGACGCGCAGCCCGGGGTCGATCCGCAAACTGTCGGTGGCGGTGCTGATCGACGGGCTGCGGGTCACCGGCGAGGATGGCACGGTCACCCTGCAACCCCGCCCGGAAGAGGAACTGGCGGTCCTGCGCGAACTCGTTGCCTCGGCCGTCGGGCTGGACGAAACGCGCGGCGACGTGCTGACGCTGAAATCGCTGGCCTTCGAACCGATGGTCGAGGGCGGCACGCTGGTCGAAGCCGGTCTGCTGCCGTCCTTCGGCCCGATCGACGTGATGTCGGTGATCCAGATCGCCGTGCTTGGCCTCGTGGCGCTGGTGCTCGGCCTGTTCGTGATCCGCCCGCTGCTGCTGTCCGCCCCGCGCGACCAGCCTGCACTGCCCGCCCCGCCCGCCCCTCTGGCCCTTCCGGGCATGTACGGCACCGGCGACGGCGGTCGCGTGCTGACGGGCGAGATCGACGATGGCCTCGACTTGCCGCCGCTGTCGATCGTCTCGCCCGATGAGAACGAGGATCCGTCCGACCCGATGGTGCGCCTGCGTCGCCTGATCGAAGAACGCCAGAGCGAGTCGGTCGAGATCCTGCGCGGCTGGATGGAAGCGGAAGAGGAGAGGGCCTGA
- a CDS encoding flagellar basal body-associated FliL family protein, with the protein MAEAEVSQEETPKKTSKLPFLIGGALALALGGAGFFAAWSGMIFAPSENHAAAAEVGVLADIGFVPVDPVVISLGAASSKQHLRMTAQLEVAKTHSRDVTLLMPRILDVLNGYLRAVEVAELEDPTALVRLRSQMLRRIQIVTGEGRVRDLLITEFVLN; encoded by the coding sequence GTGGCAGAAGCCGAAGTTTCCCAAGAGGAAACCCCCAAGAAGACATCGAAACTGCCCTTCCTGATCGGGGGGGCGCTGGCGCTGGCGCTGGGCGGGGCCGGGTTTTTCGCGGCCTGGTCGGGCATGATCTTCGCCCCGTCGGAGAACCATGCCGCCGCCGCCGAGGTCGGGGTGCTGGCCGACATCGGCTTCGTGCCGGTGGACCCGGTGGTGATCTCGCTGGGTGCCGCGTCAAGCAAGCAGCACCTGAGGATGACGGCGCAGCTGGAGGTTGCGAAGACCCACTCGCGCGATGTGACGCTGCTGATGCCGCGGATCCTTGACGTGCTGAACGGCTATCTGCGCGCAGTCGAGGTGGCGGAACTGGAGGATCCGACCGCGCTGGTGCGGCTGCGGTCGCAGATGCTGCGGCGGATCCAGATCGTGACCGGCGAGGGGCGTGTCCGCGACCTGCTGATCACCGAATTCGTGCTGAACTGA
- the motA gene encoding flagellar motor stator protein MotA: MFGLIGIAVIFIMVFGGYMLAGGKMGIILKAMPFEMVMIGGAAIGAFLLSNDIAAVKTALKDIGKVFKGPKWKPGDYRDMLCLLFELIRIARTNPVGLEEHIENPEGSTIFGRYPRIRQDHEAVELICDTLRAASMNYDDPHQVEEVLDKRMETNQAHALHSSHALQSMADALPALGIVAAVLGVIKTMGSIDQPPEILGKMIGGALVGTFLGVFLAYGLVGPFATRVKAVVEDDGHFYTLIREVLVANLHNHPANICIEVGRQNTPHHVRPSFSDLEDALRALKQEAA; encoded by the coding sequence ATGTTCGGTCTGATCGGTATCGCGGTGATCTTCATCATGGTCTTCGGCGGCTACATGCTGGCCGGCGGAAAGATGGGCATCATTCTGAAGGCCATGCCCTTCGAGATGGTCATGATCGGGGGCGCCGCTATCGGAGCGTTCTTGCTGTCGAACGACATTGCCGCAGTAAAGACCGCACTGAAGGACATCGGCAAGGTGTTCAAGGGGCCGAAGTGGAAGCCCGGCGACTATCGCGACATGCTGTGCCTGCTGTTCGAACTGATCCGGATCGCCCGCACCAACCCCGTCGGACTCGAGGAGCACATCGAAAATCCCGAAGGCTCGACGATCTTCGGCCGCTACCCCCGGATCCGGCAGGATCACGAGGCGGTGGAGCTGATCTGCGACACGCTGCGCGCCGCCTCGATGAACTACGACGATCCGCATCAGGTCGAGGAGGTGCTCGACAAGCGGATGGAGACGAACCAGGCGCACGCGCTGCATTCCAGCCATGCGCTGCAATCGATGGCCGATGCGCTGCCCGCGCTCGGGATCGTCGCGGCAGTTCTTGGGGTGATCAAGACCATGGGGTCGATCGACCAGCCACCCGAGATTCTGGGAAAGATGATCGGCGGGGCGCTGGTGGGCACGTTTCTGGGGGTTTTTCTGGCCTATGGTCTGGTCGGCCCCTTCGCAACGCGGGTGAAGGCGGTGGTCGAGGACGACGGACATTTCTACACCCTGATCCGCGAGGTTCTGGTGGCCAACCTGCACAACCACCCGGCCAACATCTGCATCGAGGTCGGGCGGCAGAATACGCCGCACCACGTGCGCCCCAGCTTTTCGGACCTGGAGGACGCCTTGCGGGCGCTGAAGCAGGAGGCGGCATGA